The following proteins come from a genomic window of Parambassis ranga chromosome 4, fParRan2.1, whole genome shotgun sequence:
- the ctbs gene encoding di-N-acetylchitobiase, with the protein MLRFLVLLSSLLLVCGSSVCPCERPELCQQVHQDRDFEVFVFDVGGKTWKSYNWSMVTTVATFGKYDPELMCFAHSKGARVVLKGDVPLSYIVDQTNRTAWITEKVNIAKSQFMDGINIDIEQAVEEGSPEYHALTSLVKETTEAFHREISGSQVSFDVAWSPKCIDKRCYDYVSIAESCDLLFVMSYDEQSQITGECIALANAPLSQSLNAYDQYVDLHIDPKKLVMGVPWYGYDYPCLNLSQDGICSIPKVPFRGAPCSDAAGRQKPYKWIMKQLNSSTSGRLWDDKQQAPYFNYKDQTGQFHQVWYDDPQSICPKASAVKAKGLRGIGMWNGNILDYSDEPVARQQTALMWNALLGC; encoded by the exons atgttgcGGTTTCTTGTGTTATTGTCGTCACTGCTGCTTGTCTGCGGGTCcagtgtgtgtccgtgtgagaGGCCGGAGCTCTGTCAACAGGTCCACCAGGACAGAGACTTTGAG GTGTTTGTCTTTGATGTGGGGGGAAAGACTTGGAAATCctacaactggagcatggtaaCAACAGTGGCGACATTCGGAAAATATGATCCTGAGCTCATGTGTTTTGCTCACTCTAAAGGTGCCCGAGTCGTCCTCAAAG GTGATGTTCCCCTCTCCTACATTGTTGACCAAACCAACAGGACAGCATGGATAACTGAGAAGGTCAACATTGCCAAGAGTCAGTTCATGGATGGGATTAACATAGACATTGAACAGGCAGTGGAGGAAGGCTCGCCCGAGTACCATGCTCTGACCAGCCTGGTCAAAGAGACCACAGAGGCCTTCCACAGGGAGATCTCTGGCTCTCAG GTGTCATTTGACGTCGCCTGGTCACCGAAATGTATCGACAAGCGCTGCTATGATTACGTCTCCATCGCTGAATCCTGCGACTTACTGTTTGTGATGTCCTACGATGAGCAGAGCCAAATCACTGGGGAATGCATTGCACTGGCAAATGCTCCActcagccaatcactgaacg cTTACGACCAGTATGTGGATCTGCACATTGATCCGAAGAAGCTAGTGATGGGGGTCCCATGGTATGGCTACGACTACCCATGTCTCAACCTTTCCCAG GACGGAATATGTTCGATTCCTAAAGTTCCTTTCCGTGGTGCCCCatgcagtgatgcagctggaagACAAAAACCATACAAATGGATCATGAAGCAGCTCAACAGCTCAACATCAGGCAGGCTGTGGGACGACAAGCAGCAGGCTCCTTACTTCAATTACAAG GACCAAACAGGACAGTTTCACCAGGTTTGGTATGATGACCCACAGAGCATTTGTCCGAAGGCCAGCGCAGTGAAAGCAAAAGGCTTGAGAGGCATTGGCATGTGGAACGGCAACATCTTGGACTACAGCGATGAACCCGTTGCCAGGCAGCAGACTGCGTTGATGTGGAATGCTCTGCTAGGATGCTAG
- the spata1 gene encoding spermatogenesis-associated protein 1, with the protein MESSCESVRPTSCKFVELHVLCVPCDQWNVKLNKVPAEAIDSFISAGFIRVYPEITLKTLRSDLGALLGADRSLDKFSYLKCVGRSLALVRSKQERDLKVKTFAPPYAVQPELYLLPTVENDSSVCSQSISPDNSSSSLDHQTYYHPAKMCSLSARTKEPVKFPHIPQCSQHPPPTPRLEEEEEEEEEEEEENEEEDDQSYSSSDDEEENEEEAHFPIRRAEQECCPVKLQKQRAPQLVSLTKALQQHEADSAQVKELPQKEETGRNQKQYHLENRAARHSGAAESVEDRDSGFSLTDGVVKSKSEHTVTYIRDKTITRAPEGLAVLSRPVRCTSPPPSLDRAMVSQKTAAFTVFHKNREELIEEIKLVREERKQLEWTRQELLRKGKDLLAQNRHRRNQARDSWKKKYFETKKATAPLENNLKNLRQELETFYNRILHQLQARDNRGKPRRHGRSSVKNELIIQIMTESHEIDNLRRKIEDAKMKLVTEIKLRKQAATELRALKAELAQKKSQSSHPGVTARDKAQAPSTSI; encoded by the exons ATGGAGTCATCCTGTGAGTCAGTGAGACCCACCAGCTGCAAG ttTGTGGagctgcatgtgttgtgtgtgccaTGTGACCAGTGGAACGTGAAGCTTAATAAGGTCCCTGCTGAGGCCATAGACAGTTTTATATCTGCAGGCTTCATCAG GGTTTATCCTGAAATCACCTTGAAAACTCTGAGAAGCGATCTGGGGGCTCTCCTTGGTGCAGATAGGAGCCTTGACAAATTCTCCTACCTGAAATGTGTGGGCCGTAGTCTGGCTTTG GTCAGGAGCAAACAGGAGAGAGACCtgaaagtaaaaacatttgCCCCGCCTTAT GCCGTGCAGCCGGAGCTTTACCTGCTGCCCACTGTGGAGAACGACAGCAGCGTCTGCTCCCAGTCTATCAGcccagacaacagcagcagctccttggACCACCAGACCTATTACCACCCTGCCAAGATGTGCAGCCTGTCAGCAAGAACAAAGGAGCCCGTTAAATTCCCCCACATCCCCCAGTGttcccagcatcctcctccCACCCCAAGgctggaagaagaggaggaggaggaagaggaagaagaggaggagaatgaagaggaggatgaccAGAGCTACAGCTCTTCAGACGATGAAGAAGAGAATGAGGAGGAGGCTCACTTTCCCAtcaggagagcagagcaggagtGTTGTCCAGTGAAGCTTCAGAAACAAAGAGCACCACAGCTGGTTTCACTGACTAAAG CTTTGCAGCAGCATGAAGCAGATTCAGCTCAGGTAAAGGAGTTAccacaaaaagaagaaactggCCGAAACCAGAAGCAATACCACCTGGAAAACAGAGCAGCCAGACACTCAGGAGCAGCCGAGTCTGTGGAGGACAGAGACTCAGGCTTCTCTCTTACAGATGG ggTTGTAAAATCAAAAAGTGAACACACAGTGACGTACATCAGGGACAAAACTATTACTAGG GCGCCAGAGGGTCTGGCTGTGTTGTCCCGGCCTGTTCGCTGCACCTCTCCACCACCAAGTCTAGACCGGGCCATGGTGTCCcagaaaacagctgcttttaCAGTCTTTCACAAAAACA GAGAGGAATTGATTGAGGAAATCAAGCTggtgagggaggagagaaagcagCTGGAGTGGACAAGACAAGAGCTGCTGAGGAAGGGAAAAGACCTGTTAGCCCAGAACAGACACCGCAGGAACCAAG CTCGTGACAGCtggaaaaagaaatattttgaAACCAAGAAGGCCACAGCACCTTTGGAAAACAATCTGAAAAACCTAAGACAAGAACTGGAGACATTTTACAACAGAATCCTGCACCAGCTGCAGGCCAGAGATAACAGAGGAAAGCCAAGACGACACGGGAGATCTTCAGTGAAG AATGAGCTCATCATTCAGATCATGACAGAGAGCCATGAGATTGATAACCTGAGGAGGAAGATAGAAGACGCCAAGATGAAGCTGGTAACAGAGATAAAG TTGAGGAAGCAGGCTGCCACAGAGCTGAGAGCCCTGAAGGCTGAGCTGGCTCAGAAGAAGAGTCAGTCATCACACCCTGGAGTGACTGCACGGGACAAAGCACAAGCTCCGAGTACCTCCATCTAA
- the LOC114434521 gene encoding FYN-binding protein 1 isoform X2 gives MGENVDVKALRAKFTNNTSSLDTSSRDSGSPKSPRPGFGRVILPIDSELAHKLSPTVPPSSLAGPGLVRLPTPEPAATSRSAPFPRPPPSSGARGPILPADINKVKQTGELLQNIMLSHQRPPGLSKLAPAPGPSSTPLPLRQPPRQRSAGDVTPLRRPLPPEGPLPVKPKRPPTVNLEPFLRFKRGQAFAAPKKSHVPADRNVPLPGVVSPPKPPQRFNKPNRLPRQIASVDLEDDQDPYDDIGSFDKNETLSDNSSQCVDGDADDVYEFIDEDQVEINRVTAQKINKREAQRQQEQEKKQQMERQKRQKELKKNFQLEGEIEVIHTARARYDWYGEDKLDLRVRQGDSVDILRLNNNPGGKWLARSQDGNYGYISNVCVDIDYEAVKFKALQSRRADLSALPPPPPDPPQMVHNMVFNNRHSFAEDDDDYDDVQPITEDFPPPPPEISLDPKVEKELRKKFKYEGPVRVLHTMMVNPNGTIKKPGGKDLAVIQGEVLDVIQHTSSKKALCRNSFGKYGYVSRSLLLPMEGDIYDDVDYSCDVYDNDSPHNDY, from the exons GGGGAAAACGTTGATGTGAAGGCTCTGAGGGCCAAGTTCACCAACAACACCTCCAGCTTGGACACCAGCAGCCGTGACAGCGGGTCACCGAAATCTCCACGACCTGGATTTGGGAGGGTAATCCTGCCGATAGACAGCGAGTTGGCTCACAAACTGTCCCCTACagttcctccttcttctctggcTGGTCCAGGACTGGTGAGGTTGCCAACGCCAGAACCAGCAGCAACTTCCAGATCTGCACCCTTCCCTCGGCCGCCCCCCAGTTCTGGAGCCAGAGGGCCCATTTTGCCAGCAGACATTAACAAGGTCAAGCAGACGGGGGAGCTGCTTCAGAACATCATGCTAAGCCACCAGAGACCTCCAGGTCTCTCCAAACTGGCCCCAGCACCAGGTCCCAGCTCAACGCCTCTTCCACTCCGACAGCCGCCTCGACAGAGGAGTGCAGGTGACGTGACCCCACTGAGGAGGCCCCTGCCCCCTGAAGGACCCCTGCCTGTGAAACCCAAGCGACCCCCCACTGTCAATCTGGAGCCTTTTCTGAGGTTCAAGCGAGGACAAGCATTTGCTGCCCCAAAGAAAAGTCATG TTCCTGCAGACAGGAACGTGCCTTTGCCCGGGGTAGTCAGTCCTCCGAAACCTCCACAACGATTCAACAAACCAAACAGACTGCCGCGCCAGATCGCCTCTGT GGACCTTGAAGATGATCAGGACCCATACGATGATATTGGAAGCTTTGATAAAAACG AGACTCTCAGTGACAACAGCTCCCAGTGTGTGGACGGG GATGCCGACGATGTGTACGAGTTTATTGATGA GGACCAGGTGGAGATAAATCGTGTCACTGCTCAGAAGATAAACAAGAGAGAAGCACAGAGGCAACAAGAGCAGgaaaagaagcagcagatggagcgacagaaaaggcagaaagagttAAAGAAGAACTTTCAG TTGGAAGGTGAGATAGAGGTTATTCACACAGCCAGAGCACGATACGACTGGTACGGGGAAGACAAACTGGATCTGAGAGTACGACAAGGTGACAGCGTGGATATTCTCCGTTTGAACAACAACCCGGGAGGCAAATGGCTGGCCCGCTCTCAGGATGGAAACT ACGGATACATCAGCAACGTTTGTGTGGATATTGATTATGAAGCAGTGAAATTCAAAGCACTCCAGTCCAGAAGAGCAGATCTATCAGCtttacctccacctcctccagacCCCCCACAGATGGTCCACAACATGGTTTTCAACAACAGACACAG CTTCGCTGAAGATGACG ATGACTATGATGACGTTCAACCAATAACGGAAGATtttcccccacccccacccgaAATCAG CTTAGATCCAAAAGTTGAGAAGGAGCTACGAAAAAAGTTTAAG TATGAAGGGCCTGTCAGGGTGCTCCACACCATGATGGTGAATCCTAACGGCACCATAAAGAAGCCAGGAGGGAAAGACCTGGCTGTGATTCAGGGGGAGGTCTTGGATGTCATCCAGCACACCAGCAGTAAGAAAGCTCTGTGTCGCAACAGCTTTGGAAAAT ATGGTTATGTGTCGAGATCTCTTCTACTTCCAAT GGAGGGAGATATTTACGATGATGTTGACTACTCATGTG ATGTTTACGACAACGACTCTCCACACAACGATTAttaa
- the LOC114434521 gene encoding FYN-binding protein 1 isoform X1, protein MGENVDVKALRAKFTNNTSSLDTSSRDSGSPKSPRPGFGRVILPIDSELAHKLSPTVPPSSLAGPGLVRLPTPEPAATSRSAPFPRPPPSSGARGPILPADINKVKQTGELLQNIMLSHQRPPGLSKLAPAPGPSSTPLPLRQPPRQRSAGDVTPLRRPLPPEGPLPVKPKRPPTVNLEPFLRFKRGQAFAAPKKSHGFLSSVPADRNVPLPGVVSPPKPPQRFNKPNRLPRQIASVDLEDDQDPYDDIGSFDKNETLSDNSSQCVDGDADDVYEFIDEDQVEINRVTAQKINKREAQRQQEQEKKQQMERQKRQKELKKNFQLEGEIEVIHTARARYDWYGEDKLDLRVRQGDSVDILRLNNNPGGKWLARSQDGNYGYISNVCVDIDYEAVKFKALQSRRADLSALPPPPPDPPQMVHNMVFNNRHSFAEDDDDYDDVQPITEDFPPPPPEISLDPKVEKELRKKFKYEGPVRVLHTMMVNPNGTIKKPGGKDLAVIQGEVLDVIQHTSSKKALCRNSFGKYGYVSRSLLLPMEGDIYDDVDYSCDVYDNDSPHNDY, encoded by the exons GGGGAAAACGTTGATGTGAAGGCTCTGAGGGCCAAGTTCACCAACAACACCTCCAGCTTGGACACCAGCAGCCGTGACAGCGGGTCACCGAAATCTCCACGACCTGGATTTGGGAGGGTAATCCTGCCGATAGACAGCGAGTTGGCTCACAAACTGTCCCCTACagttcctccttcttctctggcTGGTCCAGGACTGGTGAGGTTGCCAACGCCAGAACCAGCAGCAACTTCCAGATCTGCACCCTTCCCTCGGCCGCCCCCCAGTTCTGGAGCCAGAGGGCCCATTTTGCCAGCAGACATTAACAAGGTCAAGCAGACGGGGGAGCTGCTTCAGAACATCATGCTAAGCCACCAGAGACCTCCAGGTCTCTCCAAACTGGCCCCAGCACCAGGTCCCAGCTCAACGCCTCTTCCACTCCGACAGCCGCCTCGACAGAGGAGTGCAGGTGACGTGACCCCACTGAGGAGGCCCCTGCCCCCTGAAGGACCCCTGCCTGTGAAACCCAAGCGACCCCCCACTGTCAATCTGGAGCCTTTTCTGAGGTTCAAGCGAGGACAAGCATTTGCTGCCCCAAAGAAAAGTCATG gATTCCTCTCCTCAGTTCCTGCAGACAGGAACGTGCCTTTGCCCGGGGTAGTCAGTCCTCCGAAACCTCCACAACGATTCAACAAACCAAACAGACTGCCGCGCCAGATCGCCTCTGT GGACCTTGAAGATGATCAGGACCCATACGATGATATTGGAAGCTTTGATAAAAACG AGACTCTCAGTGACAACAGCTCCCAGTGTGTGGACGGG GATGCCGACGATGTGTACGAGTTTATTGATGA GGACCAGGTGGAGATAAATCGTGTCACTGCTCAGAAGATAAACAAGAGAGAAGCACAGAGGCAACAAGAGCAGgaaaagaagcagcagatggagcgacagaaaaggcagaaagagttAAAGAAGAACTTTCAG TTGGAAGGTGAGATAGAGGTTATTCACACAGCCAGAGCACGATACGACTGGTACGGGGAAGACAAACTGGATCTGAGAGTACGACAAGGTGACAGCGTGGATATTCTCCGTTTGAACAACAACCCGGGAGGCAAATGGCTGGCCCGCTCTCAGGATGGAAACT ACGGATACATCAGCAACGTTTGTGTGGATATTGATTATGAAGCAGTGAAATTCAAAGCACTCCAGTCCAGAAGAGCAGATCTATCAGCtttacctccacctcctccagacCCCCCACAGATGGTCCACAACATGGTTTTCAACAACAGACACAG CTTCGCTGAAGATGACG ATGACTATGATGACGTTCAACCAATAACGGAAGATtttcccccacccccacccgaAATCAG CTTAGATCCAAAAGTTGAGAAGGAGCTACGAAAAAAGTTTAAG TATGAAGGGCCTGTCAGGGTGCTCCACACCATGATGGTGAATCCTAACGGCACCATAAAGAAGCCAGGAGGGAAAGACCTGGCTGTGATTCAGGGGGAGGTCTTGGATGTCATCCAGCACACCAGCAGTAAGAAAGCTCTGTGTCGCAACAGCTTTGGAAAAT ATGGTTATGTGTCGAGATCTCTTCTACTTCCAAT GGAGGGAGATATTTACGATGATGTTGACTACTCATGTG ATGTTTACGACAACGACTCTCCACACAACGATTAttaa